A single genomic interval of Hafnia alvei harbors:
- the cysQ gene encoding 3'(2'),5'-bisphosphate nucleotidase CysQ, translating to MLEQISRLAREAGEAIMLVYQDDKPLNVEHKSDDSPVTAADLAAHEVIRDGLAKLTPEIPLLSEEDPPSWAIRQHWQRYWLVDPLDGTKEFISRNGEFTVNIALIENGVPVMGVVYAPVNDVLYCAERGKAWKEEQGVREQIHVSNANPPLVVVSRSHADDELRDYLAQLGEHQTVAVGSSLKFCLVAEGKAQLYPRFGPTNVWDTAAGHAVALAAGAQIHDWQGKTLDYTPAESFLNPGFRVSLF from the coding sequence ATGTTAGAACAAATTTCCCGACTGGCGCGTGAAGCCGGAGAGGCAATAATGCTCGTCTATCAAGACGATAAACCTCTTAACGTAGAGCATAAATCTGACGACTCGCCGGTCACTGCGGCAGATCTGGCGGCGCATGAAGTAATCCGCGACGGCTTAGCGAAACTGACGCCTGAGATCCCTTTGCTGTCTGAAGAAGATCCGCCATCGTGGGCGATCCGCCAACATTGGCAACGCTATTGGCTGGTGGATCCTTTAGATGGCACCAAGGAATTTATCAGCCGCAATGGTGAGTTCACGGTCAATATCGCCCTGATCGAAAACGGTGTCCCTGTGATGGGCGTGGTTTATGCGCCGGTTAACGATGTTTTGTATTGCGCGGAGCGCGGCAAGGCTTGGAAAGAAGAGCAAGGCGTGCGTGAGCAAATCCACGTCAGCAATGCTAATCCACCCTTGGTGGTGGTGAGTCGTTCCCATGCCGATGACGAGTTGAGAGATTATTTGGCTCAGTTGGGTGAGCATCAAACGGTTGCCGTAGGCTCTTCGCTGAAATTCTGTTTAGTGGCAGAGGGGAAAGCTCAACTTTATCCGCGCTTTGGGCCAACTAACGTTTGGGATACGGCAGCGGGGCATGCGGTTGCACTTGCTGCGGGGGCGCAGATCCACGATTGGCAGGGGAAAACGCTGGATTATACCCCGGCAGAATCCTTCCTGAATCCGGGGTTTCGTGTTTCTCTCTTTTAG
- a CDS encoding YtfJ family protein — MKLQKHYLLPLLLLSMSVSAHNFQQEQRVAPVGISDRGELNYQNNEFSYKNWNSAQLGGKVRVIQHIAGRTSAKDMNDPLIEAIKKAGLPHDKYQTTTIVNTDDAIIGTGPFVRSSIESSKKEFPWSQFIVDDTGAAKKAWDLQPKGSAIVVLDKQGNVKFAKDGALTPQKVQQVIGLLHQLLGS, encoded by the coding sequence ATGAAACTACAAAAACACTACCTACTTCCGTTGCTGCTGCTATCGATGTCAGTTTCAGCACACAATTTTCAGCAAGAGCAGCGCGTCGCGCCAGTGGGCATCAGCGACCGTGGGGAACTGAACTATCAGAATAATGAGTTTAGCTACAAAAACTGGAACAGTGCCCAGTTGGGAGGAAAAGTACGAGTCATTCAGCATATCGCTGGGCGTACATCTGCCAAAGACATGAACGATCCGCTGATTGAAGCTATCAAGAAAGCCGGTTTACCGCACGACAAATACCAAACCACCACCATCGTCAATACCGATGACGCGATTATTGGTACAGGGCCATTCGTACGTAGCAGTATTGAAAGCAGCAAGAAGGAGTTCCCGTGGTCGCAATTTATCGTCGACGATACAGGGGCGGCAAAAAAAGCATGGGACTTACAGCCAAAAGGATCGGCGATCGTCGTTCTGGATAAACAAGGCAACGTAAAATTTGCGAAAGATGGTGCGCTGACGCCACAGAAAGTACAGCAGGTTATCGGCCTGCTGCATCAGCTGTTAGGTTCTTAA
- a CDS encoding DUF1107 domain-containing protein has translation MKIFQRYNPLLVAKYVKTLFRGRLYIKDVGAFEFDMGKVLPPKVRDKRHLSAMSEINRQVTRLQAEMA, from the coding sequence ATGAAAATCTTCCAACGCTACAATCCGCTTCTTGTTGCCAAGTATGTAAAAACCCTGTTTCGTGGACGGTTATATATCAAGGATGTCGGCGCTTTCGAGTTCGACATGGGGAAGGTTCTTCCCCCGAAAGTGCGAGACAAACGCCACCTCAGCGCCATGTCTGAGATTAACCGTCAAGTCACACGACTGCAGGCCGAAATGGCATAG
- a CDS encoding hemolysin family protein — protein MLNSILLILVLIAISAFFSISEISLAASRKMKLKTMADEGDINASRVIALQEQPGYFFTVVQIGLNAVAILGGIVGDAAFSPTFRILFDRFMAPEISEQVSFICSFVLVTSCFILFADLTPKRIGMIAPETVAVRIVNPMRFCLLVFRPLVWFFNGLANMIFRLFKLPMVRKDDITSDDIYAVVEAGALAGVLRKQEHEIIENVFELESRTVPSSMTPRESIIYFDLSESEESIKEKVSTHPHSKFLVCDGAIDHVVGYVDSKDLLNRVLGNQSLVLSSGVQIRNVLIIPDTLTLSEGLESFKTAGEDFAIILNEYALVVGIITLNDVMTTLMGDLVGQGQEEQIIARDENSWLVEGVTPIDDVMRVLDIEEFPQNSNYETIGGFMMYMLRKIPKRTDYVKYAGYKFEVVDIDSYKIDQLLVTRLAERPAPIIPDAAGDLEKAKEANT, from the coding sequence ATGTTAAACAGTATTTTACTGATCCTAGTATTAATCGCGATAAGCGCCTTTTTTTCCATCTCGGAAATTTCACTGGCTGCCTCTCGCAAAATGAAATTGAAAACAATGGCAGATGAAGGCGATATCAACGCTTCTCGTGTCATTGCGCTCCAAGAACAGCCTGGTTACTTCTTTACCGTGGTACAAATTGGGCTAAATGCCGTCGCTATCCTCGGTGGTATCGTCGGTGATGCTGCATTCTCCCCAACCTTCCGGATTCTGTTTGACCGCTTTATGGCACCAGAAATCTCCGAGCAGGTCAGCTTTATCTGTTCCTTCGTGTTGGTTACCAGCTGCTTTATTTTGTTTGCCGACCTCACACCGAAACGCATCGGTATGATCGCCCCTGAAACGGTCGCCGTTCGGATCGTCAACCCGATGCGCTTCTGCCTGTTGGTATTCAGACCTTTGGTATGGTTCTTTAACGGCCTTGCCAACATGATCTTCCGCTTATTTAAGCTGCCAATGGTACGTAAAGACGATATTACTTCTGATGATATCTACGCCGTCGTTGAAGCGGGTGCATTAGCGGGCGTGCTGCGCAAGCAAGAGCACGAGATCATCGAGAACGTCTTTGAGCTGGAATCTCGTACGGTTCCTTCTTCTATGACGCCGCGTGAAAGCATCATCTACTTCGATTTGAGCGAAAGCGAAGAAAGCATCAAAGAAAAAGTCTCTACTCATCCGCACTCTAAGTTTTTAGTTTGTGATGGGGCAATCGATCACGTGGTGGGCTACGTTGACTCCAAAGATTTGCTCAACCGCGTATTGGGCAATCAAAGCCTCGTGCTGAGCAGCGGCGTGCAAATTCGTAACGTGTTAATCATTCCCGACACGCTGACGTTGTCTGAAGGGTTAGAGAGTTTTAAAACCGCTGGTGAAGACTTCGCCATTATTCTGAACGAATATGCGTTAGTGGTGGGTATCATCACGCTTAACGACGTAATGACCACGCTGATGGGCGACCTGGTTGGCCAAGGCCAAGAAGAACAGATCATCGCTCGCGATGAAAACTCGTGGCTGGTTGAAGGCGTTACGCCAATTGATGATGTGATGCGCGTGTTGGATATCGAAGAGTTTCCGCAGAACAGCAATTATGAAACCATCGGCGGCTTCATGATGTATATGCTGCGTAAAATTCCAAAACGCACCGACTACGTCAAATATGCGGGCTATAAGTTTGAAGTTGTTGATATCGACAGCTACAAAATCGACCAGTTGCTGGTGACTCGCTTGGCCGAACGCCCTGCGCCGATCATTCCCGATGCGGCTGGTGATTTAGAAAAAGCGAAAGAAGCAAATACCTAA
- the msrA gene encoding peptide-methionine (S)-S-oxide reductase MsrA — translation MQPLTAEHALPGRNTPMPIAKIHAVSGNSMTDVPEGMETAIFAMGCFWGVERLFWQQPGIYSTAAGYSGGFTPNPTYREVCSGQTGHAEAVRIVFDPKIISYAKLLELFWENHDPAQGDRQGNDIGSQYRSAIYVLTPQQQAEALTSEARFQKAMKEANDLREITTEISAAKPFYYAEDEHQQYLYKNPHGYCGLGGIGVCLPPQL, via the coding sequence ATTCAACCACTTACGGCAGAGCACGCCCTTCCTGGCCGCAACACCCCGATGCCTATTGCTAAAATACATGCGGTGAGCGGAAATTCTATGACCGATGTTCCAGAAGGCATGGAAACCGCCATTTTTGCTATGGGATGCTTCTGGGGCGTAGAACGCCTGTTCTGGCAACAGCCGGGAATTTACAGTACGGCGGCGGGATACAGCGGCGGGTTCACCCCCAATCCAACCTACCGCGAAGTGTGTTCTGGCCAAACCGGCCACGCAGAAGCCGTTCGCATTGTGTTTGATCCAAAAATCATCAGCTATGCAAAACTGCTTGAGCTGTTTTGGGAAAATCACGATCCCGCTCAGGGCGATCGTCAGGGAAATGACATTGGCAGCCAATACCGTTCTGCGATCTACGTGCTTACCCCACAGCAGCAGGCTGAGGCACTGACCAGCGAAGCTCGCTTTCAGAAAGCAATGAAGGAGGCCAACGACTTGCGTGAAATCACCACCGAAATTAGCGCGGCCAAACCGTTCTACTATGCAGAAGATGAGCACCAGCAATATCTGTATAAAAACCCGCATGGCTACTGCGGTCTGGGTGGTATTGGGGTCTGTCTGCCACCACAGCTTTAA
- a CDS encoding autotransporter assembly complex family protein, producing the protein MPRFRLFGFICLFLASPLANAAQVRLKVEGLSGSLEQNVRASLSTIENDEVSNDGRFRARVDESIRRGLKALGYYQPTIEFDYQDKKPPERPLLIAKVKAGEPVLIAGVDVKILGQAKDDSAYKELLKTGEPKIGTVLNHGTYDSFKNSLTSIAVRRGYFDATMPVHQLGVIEDERKAFWDIDFDSGKRYRFGDVSFEGSQIREEYLQHLVPFEKGEYYTSEQLAEFSRRLSATNWFNSVVVSPDFKQATADKELPLDAVVSPKVRNTVELGGGYATDVGPRVQATWKRPWVNSYGHSFETSLNLSAPEQTADFSYKIPLLKNPIEQYYLLQGGFKRTDLNDTEEDTTTLNVARYWDLSSGWQRSVNLRWSLNHFTQGEVSNDTMLLYPGIMLNRTRSRGGLMPVWGDSQRYSFDVSDTTWGSDVDFAVVQAQQVWIRTLAEKHRFVVRGNVGWIETNDFEKVPPNLRFFAGGDRSIRGYKYKSISPEDSSGKLTGASKLATGSLEYQYNVTGKWWGATFVDSGEAVNDIKRSNFYTGAGVGVRWESPVGPIKLDFAVPVGDKDNHDLQFYIGLGPEL; encoded by the coding sequence GTGCCACGATTTCGTCTCTTTGGCTTTATATGCCTCTTTTTGGCATCCCCCTTGGCCAATGCAGCGCAAGTTCGCTTAAAAGTTGAAGGTTTAAGCGGGTCGCTCGAACAGAACGTACGAGCCAGTCTTTCCACCATCGAAAATGATGAAGTCAGCAACGATGGCCGTTTTCGCGCCCGAGTTGATGAATCCATTCGACGGGGGCTGAAAGCGCTCGGCTATTATCAGCCAACTATTGAATTTGATTATCAAGATAAAAAACCGCCTGAAAGACCTTTGCTGATTGCGAAAGTGAAGGCCGGTGAACCCGTGCTGATTGCGGGAGTGGACGTGAAGATTTTAGGGCAGGCTAAAGATGACTCTGCCTATAAAGAACTGCTGAAAACCGGTGAGCCCAAAATTGGCACCGTGCTTAATCACGGTACGTACGATAGTTTCAAGAATTCCCTGACTTCTATTGCGGTGCGTAGAGGTTACTTCGACGCCACGATGCCGGTGCATCAACTTGGCGTTATCGAGGATGAGCGCAAAGCATTTTGGGATATCGATTTCGATAGCGGCAAACGCTATCGCTTTGGCGACGTTTCTTTTGAAGGTTCGCAGATCCGAGAAGAGTATTTGCAGCACTTGGTTCCTTTCGAAAAGGGTGAATATTACACCTCTGAGCAATTGGCCGAGTTTAGCCGCCGTTTGTCTGCCACCAACTGGTTCAACTCGGTGGTGGTATCGCCTGATTTTAAACAGGCAACCGCAGATAAAGAGCTGCCATTAGACGCGGTGGTTTCTCCTAAAGTGCGTAATACCGTTGAGCTCGGCGGCGGCTATGCCACCGACGTGGGGCCGCGCGTGCAGGCTACCTGGAAGCGCCCTTGGGTTAACTCGTACGGGCATAGTTTCGAAACCTCGCTCAACCTTTCAGCGCCAGAACAAACTGCAGATTTCAGCTATAAAATTCCGCTGCTAAAGAACCCGATTGAGCAATATTACCTATTGCAGGGCGGTTTCAAGCGTACCGATCTCAATGATACCGAAGAAGATACCACCACGCTGAACGTGGCGAGATATTGGGATCTGTCGAGTGGCTGGCAGCGTTCAGTTAACCTGCGTTGGAGCCTTAACCACTTTACGCAGGGCGAAGTGTCGAACGATACCATGCTGTTGTATCCGGGAATTATGCTAAACCGCACCCGCTCTCGCGGGGGGCTAATGCCGGTATGGGGCGACAGCCAGCGCTATTCATTTGATGTATCCGACACTACATGGGGCTCTGACGTCGACTTTGCTGTCGTGCAGGCGCAGCAGGTGTGGATCCGCACGTTAGCCGAAAAACATCGCTTTGTGGTACGCGGTAACGTGGGGTGGATTGAAACGAATGACTTCGAAAAAGTGCCGCCAAACCTGCGCTTCTTCGCCGGTGGTGACCGCAGTATTCGCGGATATAAATACAAATCTATTTCACCGGAAGATAGCTCAGGTAAGTTAACCGGTGCTTCCAAGCTCGCTACGGGATCATTGGAATATCAATATAACGTCACTGGAAAATGGTGGGGTGCCACCTTTGTTGACTCTGGTGAAGCGGTGAACGATATCAAACGCAGTAATTTTTATACCGGCGCGGGTGTTGGCGTGCGCTGGGAATCACCGGTTGGGCCAATCAAGCTCGATTTTGCGGTGCCGGTTGGTGATAAAGATAACCATGATTTGCAGTTTTACATCGGATTGGGGCCTGAACTATGA